The DNA region GTCTCAGAACATCTGCTTCACAGAGTTGCTAGGACCCTCTTTAAATAGGGGACAGAAAGATAGGTAGGCAACTGATTCTGTGAGACAAGCACATAACTGTTAAGAAGAGAGTCTAACAGTTCATGCTAAGGTACAAGGATGTTTCGAGTTTAAGTGCCTGGGTACGTACCTATGCACAATCTATCTGAAGAAATGAATAAAATAATGATTAGCTACTTATATGTCTACCCGTCTATCCAGAAGAAAGGCGAAACGTGCTTAGATCCAATGCCGATCAAATCGTCCCCAACCACCATAACCATGACCCCATGCTATAGAAAATCGCCCCCTAGGGGACTTCCACATAAGCGTGAGGCTTCGAGACGTCCGAGACAGACCTTGGCCAGATCAAAGCAGAGAGCGCTGCGAACAAAGGCATGACGAAACCGAGATTGTTGACACGCGGATACACAAATTCGCATGGGGCGTAGATGCGGACCAGGCGACCATATAAGGCGGTCATTGTATCGAAGTAGAAAGACTGAAATTCTCGAATGTCTTGCTCGGTGACGTGCACAGGGGGGGGTAGTTCatgatgatgtggttgttgggccTCCCGTATGTAACCGACCATTCGGCTTCTTTCCAAGAGGCAAATTCGTGACGTAGTCCGAGGATGTGACAGCTTGTGTTTGGTCCAACGCCCAGGTAACTGTCGGGAAGGCCGGTCTGTGCCCTCATCGATATGGTTCTTGGCTCTGACCCCAATCCTAGTTGAATAATTCAACCACGCTGCACAGATAGGCAGAAGTTGCAGTTAACCGCAAATCAACAACCCAAGGCAGCTGCAAAAAGCCTCCCGGAATCCACTTTTCTCACACATCATGTGAATAGCTTCATTTCATTGCATTCATCCCTATCTCTCAATCATATCAGTACTCATGCTTCGTCTCCTCAACACGATTCCTTAGTGCTCCCAGGAAAACAACCTGTTTTAAAAAACAGTCATGGGACGTATCGAAAATCCATCTGTCCCACGTTGCTCGCCCCTCTCACTTTCTTCACAACAACCTAATAGTGACAAGCTGGTTCCTTGCTAGGGGGCTTTGTGCGAATATTTTATACCATCTCTTTATCACGGTATCGCAGCAAAGCATCAACTTGCCATTCATCCCAGTCAGATTCCTCATCAGCCCCCACACCCTGTCTCAGTCCCCGAAATAATGTTTCGAAGTCATCCCTGTATTTCACAATGTCGAACCCAATACAAAAGAGAAACCTATGCAGTAATCGCCCATGCTGACCGACGTTCGAGAAGGCCTGGCCTCCTTTTGATCTCAAGATGTCTAAAAACCCGTCCTCGTGCTCACCAAGTATATCCACCCCGTCGTAAAAGTCCTTCACGGGAAGTATCCCCATAGGTGTATTGAAAGCCACAAACGCCGGTGCCGTGAATGCCGACTCCCAGTCTATGACCCCCGTAATGTTGtactcctcatccaccaagATGTGATCCATCTTTTCGTCTGCGTGCTTCAGATAAAACGGGAATctttcatcccatccaccagTCAGCCTTGCCATCCTGGACACCAAGTCGAGGAGAAAGCGGTGTATCAGAAACGCATCCACTGGTCGCTGAGTGTAAATCTCGCTCCGTTCAATCAACCCCAAAACGTGAAGAATGTAACGCGTACAATACTCCCTCCACGACTGACACGGCGGCAGGTCAAAAGTCAGCTCCTTGGCAAACCGCCCAATGTGATCACTCCCCGGTGTGTCCAACGATCCCAGACCCTTGAATGGATGTCTCCCCAGCTCAATGTATATATCCGCCAGCTGATCCAACactttcctcctctgcttctTGCTGGCGAGATCCCAACGAAGCGGTACGCCGGGTAACTTGTCCATGAAGATATACCCCACCCCAACTGGGTTGTCTGGTCCATCCAACCTGTAGTCAAACACCCTCGGCGCAGGAACCTCTGTCTTTTCGAGAAAGCCCAACGTTGCAGCTTCGCTTTTGATCATGTAATTCCGAACAGGGAGCGGTGTCGTGTTTGGTTGACGGATCCGAGCAATCCACGTGACTCCGTCTTCGAACTCGACATCGAGGTGATAGTTTCTGGTTCCCATCATCAGGTCTTGGTAGTCTGGGAGATGCACAACGCAAGGTGTGCCATTGCGGAGTTTGCTGGCGCGTTTGGCCAAGGCGGCTGTGTTGAAGTTTTGGAGACCACAGTTCCAGGCTGCCGGTGATGTTGTAAATGCTGGCATGGGCGATCTCGGTGAGGTATCTGGTCCGGTTATGAGAGAGCGGTTCAAGGTGAATGATGGCGCTTCGAGTTCTATGAAAGATGCGCATTCAAGACCAGCTATGTCGGGTATCGAGCGATTGGAGTCAGCGCCGGCGCAGATCAGGCTCATGCAGATTCCCGACAACGTTAGATAAGAAGAAACAATCAATGAAAAATAAGAATGGCCCCAAAGAATGGGTTTGTTAGTGGTTAGTGAGGTCCACATGACTAGTTGTTCCACTCCACTTAAACTGCAGCTTTGCATGAGAAGATTGGCCAACAAGGGCTTCTGGAGATCATCAACCCCACAGACACAGGCGCTTCGGGTCTGAAAATAAAACTGAATTCGTAAAAAAAGCGTTATGCCAAGACCGCCTGAGCTGTGTATTTAGATCCTCTGGTTACACGTCTACTCCTCGAGTCTACTCCTCCAAGCCGTGGCCGCAGACTTTCCCGCCACTTGTCCCTCGTTTCCCAAAGAATCATCCCAAGAATTATTGCAAAAAGGTGGGTGGCACCTCGGGACCTGACATGAGGTGTAACGGGTTAGCATTAGATAGGTAATCACTGATCAGCCCAGAAAACTCACCCCAGACATGCAAGTTGTCGGGAGCGGCCTTGTTATGGTGCGTTGGCTCGTTCATGTCCAGCAAATCACCGTCCACATAGTGCTCCAAGATGAAGTTGGACGGATCAAACCAGTAGTCAAAGATCTGGCTGCCCATGACGTGTCTCCCCACACCCCAGCAGTTGGTGTATCCTTGATGACGTAGCCAGTCGTGACCCAGTACCTGAGCATCGAAGTCGTGTGTCTCAAAGGAAGAGTGGTGAACGTGCATCTTGGGGCCttcgaagaagaagaagcagtgGTGGTCAACAAACTCCT from Podospora pseudopauciseta strain CBS 411.78 chromosome 6, whole genome shotgun sequence includes:
- a CDS encoding hypothetical protein (EggNog:ENOG503NVNU), with translation MQSCSLSGVEQLVMWTSLTTNKPILWGHSYFSLIVSSYLTLSGICMSLICAGADSNRSIPDIAGLECASFIELEAPSFTLNRSLITGPDTSPRSPMPAFTTSPAAWNCGLQNFNTAALAKRASKLRNGTPCVVHLPDYQDLMMGTRNYHLDVEFEDGVTWIARIRQPNTTPLPVRNYMIKSEAATLGFLEKTEVPAPRVFDYRLDGPDNPVGVGYIFMDKLPGVPLRWDLASKKQRRKVLDQLADIYIELGRHPFKGLGSLDTPGSDHIGRFAKELTFDLPPCQSWREYCTRYILHVLGLIERSEIYTQRPVDAFLIHRFLLDLVSRMARLTGGWDERFPFYLKHADEKMDHILVDEEYNITGVIDWESAFTAPAFVAFNTPMGILPVKDFYDGVDILGEHEDGFLDILRSKGGQAFSNVGQHGRLLHRFLFCIGFDIVKYRDDFETLFRGLRQGVGADEESDWDEWQVDALLRYRDKEMV